The Primulina huaijiensis isolate GDHJ02 chromosome 10, ASM1229523v2, whole genome shotgun sequence region ATCTTTCAAATCTGACCAAACCGTAAAAGCATCGCTGGAATACACAATTCCACCAAATATATCTTTTGAAACCGAATTCATGATCCAAGACAACACCGATGCATTACATCTTTCCCACTGATGTAATGTAACATTCCCTATAGTCGGACGTTTACACGCACCATCAATGAGTGTTATCTTATTCTTAGCTCGGAGTGCTATTAGCACAGCGCGACTCCATACGCCATAATTCTCTACTCCTGTTAATTGCTCACTAACAATAGTCATATCTGGAGTATCCGACGGGTGCAAGAACAATGGATCATTGAAATTAGTGTTGTTCGCCATGATCACAGCTGCTCGGAGTAAGAAATCACTCGAATTTACAAGGAGAAGAAGAAATACTCATCGACCTCAACCGATTGAGCACAAAATCAGTTGTCAGCTTGAACTATGGACAGGGAATCGGCGATGAAGATCGCGATCATGATTCCCGCACCaactctgataccatgttaaatgGATAACCGCTCTTGGGAGAAGAAATCAATTCATTAGTGTTATGAACTGGAATGTTCTGTACATGCTTTATAATACGAGAGAGAAAAACGTAAGAATACAAATGCTAAAGACGTAAAACCAAATAGCGATTACAGTACATGGGTTGACAACCAACTTGAGCTGGTTACTGACTTTAGTGTATGGGCTGCCCAACATATACTAACACATCACAAATTCAGTAGCTAGTATATGCTTGTAGAATGGGCTCACTCAAACATGCATGAGCGATGGATGACAGAATATGGAcgtatgtatctatatatatatatatatatatagacaagcATGATGCAGAGAAGGCAAGAATATTCAAAACACTCAAGGAAAACGTGGTCCGTTCATGCATAACATCGAATCCTCTCGAGTTTGATCTTGCTAACTCGGGCATCCCGGAATGGAGACAAAATGCACTCCCACATATAATCCCAAATCtttcaaatatgaaaatgtGTCCGCACTCCGCCGAACTGCAGGCACGTAGACGCAgtcatatatatttgaaagatgATGATGAGATTGGGATTATCTGGTGGAAGCGCATTTTGTATCCATTCCAAGATGCCCGAAACTGATTCTTCGAATGATTTCACTAGATAAATTagtacaacaacagttttcgaTCACTGCAGAATAGCCTTACATTTCACAACTTGCCACATTGAATAGCCAATCTTAGTTATCATTCACTCAATAGATTCTACAGAATGTATTTCAAAGCTGTGAACTATATTCGCTCTTGACACAGAATAATGcactaaaaactttgataaatgtTTGATTTGCTCTGGTCGACTCTACAGTCTTGCTCCAActtttctttaattgaattaGTGATTATTGGTATTTGTTGCGCCTTTATaaagttttttaaatatttgatttaattcatatttaaatGAGGGTCATGCTGAAAATAGTGAGTAACTAAACTGAAATTTCGATATAATGAATTAAAAAGAACAGAAAAAGACCAAAAACAGTTCAAATAGAGATGGAATCTACAACTTTTTCACTTAAGAAATCAATATTATATCCAATAAATTGCATGTATCTTGCATTGAATGCTTcaaactttattaatatatctaATTTTAATAACAGATCATGACACATGAGGGAAACTTAATAATAGAAATAGAATTAAAAGGCAGTGTTATATATAATTCAATGTTTATatttagcattttttttaattttttatgccaATATTATAACCTCGTTCATAAAATACATTAGCTACATCCAAcaattttttgtgaaatttgtttttgtaataattttttaatctttatggaaaaaataaaattatatgtgtgtgtgtgagagagagagacaTGAGAATATTTTacaagcaaaaacttgtgtgagacggtctcacgggtcgtattttgtgagacggatatcttatttgagtcatccatgaaaaaatattactttttatgctaagattattattttttattgtgaatatctatagggttgacccgtctcacatataaagattcgtgacaccgtctcacaagagatctaatCTATTTTACAAGATTATATATGATTATCCATTGCTTTCCTTAAAAATGCTGAGGTGTACAAACTTTTAAATTTACCAAAAGTTTTGCAAAAGTTTGAGGTAAAATGCGAAACAATTAAATTAgagattaaaattttctataattttgtaTTCTTTtgtaataaaacatataatttattgTAATTGATTTTATACTTTTTATAAAGTAAGATATTTGAAGTCTGTTCAAATAAGTTGACGGACGTCATGCTCTGATTCAAAGTTTCAGTTTCCGaagtcaaataaaaaaaatgtagatttacgctaaatattaaaattaattatcttgcTTAAAGTAGTCACTTGACCATCGTTATCTCAGTCCATAAAAATATCTTACTTGGATAGAAGATGCTTCCTATCATAATATTTTTGGAAACACATAAACGTagacaatttcataaatcaattttatgagataaatattttatttgagtcattcaatATTGTCAGAAATAAATATGATCATGATTATCTCGTCtaactaataaaaatacatGATACCGTCTCTTTCGAAAAAACGAGTCATTTAATCTTCTATTAACCCATTTATGAGTTAATCTCAACGAAAACCTTTACTAGATATTTTCTTGCCTATGGAAACATATTCGAAtaattttagatctgaaaactaAATGCAAATAATTGTGATTTGATTtggttttacaatttttttctatttgatTCCGTCGCTGAATATCAGCAAGGAAAAGACTAAAATTCCCCTCCCCGCACCTCTAACTCACATGCCAACTCGCCAATGTCACCGCCCCCAACAACCCTAACGTCACCCATTGCACACACAGGACTTCAGTTCTCTGtaaccaaaatttgaaaaacttGCGAATAAAAACTACGATAAACCCCAAAAGATAAAGAAAACAACACAAGATGCCAAACTCCTGAACAGTGCCCACTTTCTCTTTCCCAATACTTTTTTCTTCCACCCCAAATACCCTATTGTATTCTCCTGATCTTCTTTCTTTTGTGCTTCGTTTGGAAAATTGCTATTAACTTCTGCTTGGGACCATAGGATCGTGGTTTTGGTGGTTTTTGTGTCTATGTGAGGTGGGTTTCAAGATTCGATTTTGGGATTCGTCGATTGAGAAGGAAGACATGTCTGTGGAGGTGAGAGATGGGGTGGAGTATTCATTTGCAATGGAATACGACGGCCCGCCGATAACCTGTGAGCTGCCACGGGCGGTACCCATCAAGGTGGATAGGATCCCCGTGGCTGCTGTCGTTTCGCCGCTTCCATTTTCAGACAAGTTGTTGTTGCCCATTGTTCAACCGATATCAGCAGCTGATTTTAGCAAGAAACTATcgaaagattttaaatttaactcCTCCACGGAGTTATTGACCGTTTCCCCGACTTCAGTTATTGCGTTTGAGCTGCGGAACAATGAGGTTAGTGAGGGATCTTACAGTAAAGAACTAGGGTTAGAGTCTGATGCTACTGTGTCGCCTATCTCTGTTAATAATGCATTTGAAGATGCTGAACTTGTGAATTGTCGGGATAGTGGTGATTGTGCTTTGTCCGGGGAGTTTAGTGATTTGGAGTGTCGTAATACTGATTTTGGAGCCAATGAATTGAATGAGCAGGGCTATTCTTCTACTAGTCGAGATAATTCCTCCGAGTTAATGGGTGTTGTTGGAAGTTCAGGCGCATTGGGTGCTTCAGATACCACTGAGCTTTCTGGGAGCTTTCATAACGTTAGGGTGCCTAATGGTTTTAACGAGAGCTTAGATTTGAATGAGTATAATCGACTGGATTGGATATCAAATGACTCGGTCTTGAGTGTGGATTATCCATCATCTATAGTGTCTTCTCGTAAATTTGGAGATGGGAATAATGAATCTTGCTGTGATCTGAGGCGAGCCGCTGTAGTGACGTTTTGTGATATCGAGTCCGACGATGGAAATGCTAATGAGTTTAGCAACTCTGGACCTGAGGTGGTTAGAGAAAAGAAAGAACCTGCTGTTAAGGTGAAGAAAGGAGCATGCTACCGGTGCTTAAAAGGAAATAGATTTACGGAAAAAGAAGTATGTGTTGTTTGTGATGCAAAGTATTGCCTCAATTGTGTTCTTAGGGCAATGGGGTCCATGCCAGAGGGTAGAAAGTGTGTGGGTTGCATTGGATTCCCCATTTACGAACCGAAGAGAGGCAATTTGGGAAAGTGCTCAAGAATGCTCAAGCGATTGCTTAATGATCTGGAGGTTCGGCAAATCATGAAGGCCGAAAAATTGTGTGATGTGAACCAATTACCTCCAGAGTATATTTCTGTGAATGGTTGTCCCCTTTATCATGAGGAGCTGATCGCATTGCAAAGCTGCTCCAATCCCCCTAAGAAGCTGAAACCAGGAAAATATTGGTACGACAAAGAATCCGGTCTTTGGGGAAAGGTGAACGCAATCAAATTCAATATTTTAGCTTTTTTGCTTTTACCTTTAGTAGCCACTGTTAAGTTGACAAACTTGTTGACCTTGACAGGAAGGGAAGAAACCTTTACAAATAATTAGCCCTCATCTGAATGTTGGGGATTCAATTAAGGCAGATGCTAGCAATGGGAATACACAAGTCTATATAAATGGTCGTGAGATTACTAATGTGGAGCTGCGGATGTTGAAGGTTGCCATTTGGCTTCATCCACCATatatttgagttatatttgCTGAcataatttattgattttttcatGGTTTGGAATAATGTAGTTGGCAGGAGTTCAGTGTGCTGGAAATCCACATTTTTGGGTGAATGAAGATGGTTCATACCAAGAGGAGGGACAAAAAAACACCAAAGGTTATATCTGGGGCAAGGTTCGATTTCTATCAAATCTTGTGTTATGCCTTCTTGTTCCCTATAAGATAACGGAAATAGAGGGAACTTTTATGCTACCTGCCTCTAAAATCTTGTTCATTTTTTATTACCTTTCCTTATTGTTGCTATTATTCAGGCTGGAACAAAGCTGCTTTGTGCTGTACTTTCTCTTCCAGTTCCTTCAAAAGCATCCAATCCTAGTGGAGAGCAAGTAACTACTGTGAGTAGTCGAGCATTCCCGGACCATCTTGGGCATGAAGCTGTTCAGAAACTTCTTTTGATTGGATATAGTGGATCTGGGACAAGTACCATACTTAAACAGGTTACTCTTGACAATTTTtcccaaatattttttattttaaattctcacGAGTTGACTTCAGATTGTCTACATTATTAAAAGGTCATGCTTCATTTTGTTGAACTTGAATATACCTCATGTGCTGTCCATGCAGTCATATAAtcattgttgttgttattgcacTTTGCAACATTTTTTCTTATTCATATTACTAATCGGTAAACAATGTTCTCAAACCTTGTCCACTTTTGATCTTTCTCTCAGTGGCATCCGTAACCCGAAATAAAGACATTGATTATCTTAagtgtatatattaaaaatgGGACATCAGCAACTTTGTCTTGAATAGCATGTTTCCCTTTATATTATCTTTGAATTACTTTTTTTGCATTCTTATTTGGTGACATAAGACTAACAAACAATTAGTAGGACAACTTGACTTTTCCCCAGCAACAAACTTGTTTTCTGTAACAATGAATGAACATAATTATTAGGTTTCTGTTACGGAAAATTTCCATCATGGTTTCATGGGTACTCAATGGTGAATGCTATTGAAATCTTTTAAATGCCTGTAGGTGCATAGGAGTTGAAATGATGTAGAAAGCATTAGAAATTGCTTTATGTCAGATAGAGAATTATTTTCGTTTTACTCACACTATTTGTTACTCATCCATCTCCATTTCTTGTCTT contains the following coding sequences:
- the LOC140986145 gene encoding extra-large guanine nucleotide-binding protein 1-like isoform X2, encoding MSVEVRDGVEYSFAMEYDGPPITCELPRAVPIKVDRIPVAAVVSPLPFSDKLLLPIVQPISAADFSKKLSKDFKFNSSTELLTVSPTSVIAFELRNNEVSEGSYSKELGLESDATVSPISVNNAFEDAELVNCRDSGDCALSGEFSDLECRNTDFGANELNEQGYSSTSRDNSSELMGVVGSSGALGASDTTELSGSFHNVRVPNGFNESLDLNEYNRLDWISNDSVLSVDYPSSIVSSRKFGDGNNESCCDLRRAAVVTFCDIESDDGNANEFSNSGPEVVREKKEPAVKVKKGACYRCLKGNRFTEKEVCVVCDAKYCLNCVLRAMGSMPEGRKCVGCIGFPIYEPKRGNLGKCSRMLKRLLNDLEVRQIMKAEKLCDVNQLPPEYISVNGCPLYHEELIALQSCSNPPKKLKPGKYWYDKESGLWGKEGKKPLQIISPHLNVGDSIKADASNGNTQVYINGREITNVELRMLKLAGVQCAGNPHFWVNEDGSYQEEGQKNTKGYIWGKAGTKLLCAVLSLPVPSKASNPSGEQVTTVSSRAFPDHLGHEAVQKLLLIGYSGSGTSTILKQAKILYKDVPFSEDEQDQIKLVIQSNVYSYIGILLDARERFEEESLHELRKNQFRDGLTTTGLVDDKYEKTPYAICPRLEAFSDWLLKTMASGTLEAIFPAASREYAPLVEELWNNAAFQLTYKRRNELETLPSIASYFLERAVEILKPDYKPSDVDILYAERVTSSNGLSCVDFSFPELSNDDAETGDLSDSRLRFQLIRLQAKGFGENCKWLQMFEDVRIVIFCVSLNDYDLFEMDGEGNSTNKMVSSKKFFESMVTHPTFYQIDFLLLLNKFDLFEEKIEQVPLSKCDWFDDFQPVMSRNRSNSNNPNHPTIGQLAFHYIAVKFKRLFSSVTGRKLYVSQVKGVETTSVDSALKYAKEILNWDEERDNLGLSEYSIYSTETNSSH
- the LOC140986145 gene encoding extra-large guanine nucleotide-binding protein 1-like isoform X1 codes for the protein MSVEVRDGVEYSFAMEYDGPPITCELPRAVPIKVDRIPVAAVVSPLPFSDKLLLPIVQPISAADFSKKLSKDFKFNSSTELLTVSPTSVIAFELRNNEVSEGSYSKELGLESDATVSPISVNNAFEDAELVNCRDSGDCALSGEFSDLECRNTDFGANELNEQGYSSTSRDNSSELMGVVGSSGALGASDTTELSGSFHNVRVPNGFNESLDLNEYNRLDWISNDSVLSVDYPSSIVSSRKFGDGNNESCCDLRRAAVVTFCDIESDDGNANEFSNSGPEVVREKKEPAVKVKKGACYRCLKGNRFTEKEVCVVCDAKYCLNCVLRAMGSMPEGRKCVGCIGFPIYEPKRGNLGKCSRMLKRLLNDLEVRQIMKAEKLCDVNQLPPEYISVNGCPLYHEELIALQSCSNPPKKLKPGKYWYDKESGLWGKEGKKPLQIISPHLNVGDSIKADASNGNTQVYINGREITNVELRMLKLAGVQCAGNPHFWVNEDGSYQEEGQKNTKGYIWGKAGTKLLCAVLSLPVPSKASNPSGEQVTTVSSRAFPDHLGHEAVQKLLLIGYSGSGTSTILKQAKILYKDVPFSEDEQDQIKLVIQSNVYSYIGILLDARERFEEESLHELRKNQFRDGLTTTAGLVDDKYEKTPYAICPRLEAFSDWLLKTMASGTLEAIFPAASREYAPLVEELWNNAAFQLTYKRRNELETLPSIASYFLERAVEILKPDYKPSDVDILYAERVTSSNGLSCVDFSFPELSNDDAETGDLSDSRLRFQLIRLQAKGFGENCKWLQMFEDVRIVIFCVSLNDYDLFEMDGEGNSTNKMVSSKKFFESMVTHPTFYQIDFLLLLNKFDLFEEKIEQVPLSKCDWFDDFQPVMSRNRSNSNNPNHPTIGQLAFHYIAVKFKRLFSSVTGRKLYVSQVKGVETTSVDSALKYAKEILNWDEERDNLGLSEYSIYSTETNSSH